The DNA sequence CGCTCCGCACGTCAGACTAGCTGGGTCGACTATGACAATGACGGCGACCTCGACGTCTATGCCGCCAATCGCATCGGCCCCAACAGCCTCTATCGCAACGACAAGGGCAAGTTCGTGCAGGTCTCGGCCGGCACTGGCGTGTCGGACAGCCGGCCGACCGTGGGCGCCTGCTGGTTCGACTATGATCGCGACGGCTTTCTGGACCTGTTCCTGGCCAATCAGTCAGGCGCGGCCGATGCGCTATGGCGCAACAACGGCGACGGCAGCTTCACCGATGTCGCGCCCAAACTGGGCCTCGACAATCCGGGCCGTTCCAAGGAGGAGGGCGGGGTCGGCTGCGCCGTTGGCGACTATGACAATGACGGCAATCTCGACCTGTTCGTGCCCAACTATGGCGTGAATGCGCTCTACCATAATGATGGCGACGGTACCTTCACCAACGTCGCCAAGGAAATGGGTGTCGGCATCGACAATCACGCCGTCGGTGCGGTGTGGGGCGATTATGACAATGACGGCTATCTCGACCTCTATGTCACCTCCTATCATGGCCCGCGCGACCAGCAGCAGCCAAAGGACAGCCTCTTTCATAATGAAGGGGCCAAGGGGTTTCGCCAGGTTCTGATCGAGACGTCGAAGCTCAACGTCGGCGACCATGGCGTGCAATGGGTCGATTATGACCGGGACGGTGCGCTCGATTTGTCGGTGATGCGTGGCTATACCAGCCAGGGCGGCCATTTCCTGTTCCACAATGATCTGGACCGCGTAGCGGCCAGGCGCAGCCTGTCGGTCACTCTGCTCGATGCGAAGGGGCGTTTCACCCGCATGGGTGCGGAAGTGCGCCTCTATGACAAGGCCGGCAAGATATTGGCCACGCGGCAGCTCTCGACCGGCGATGGCTATAATTCGGAAAATGCGGCGCCCCTGCATTTCGGCCTGAAAACCATGGACGCGGTAAAGGTTGAAGTCAGCTGGATGAGCGCCATTGGGCGCAAGATCCAAAGCTTGTCCAATGTAAAGCCATCACTTTATGCGGGGCGATCGCTCGTGATCAAGGAGCAGTGAACTCGGTTGATTATGAAGGGCGATGTCCATGCTGACATCGCCCATTTCCCAAACGAACAAACAGGGCGAAGCAGACTGTCCGGAATCCGTGGTGTCCAAATCGTTCTTGAGTGACTGAACAGGGTCGGTTTCGCCGGGTCGCAACGCCTTGGGTTGGGACGAAGCTGCCGTTCGCGGCTTGCCGCCTGAAAGACTGCTTTTGGTAAGAGCAGACGTTGCGATACAGCAACGGATGTAATCATGGCCGGACTGACGCTAAATAGCAGTTGCCCCGGCAGTATGAGCCTCAGCGCCGCTACTCGTGCTGGAATGCTTCCAGTATTTGGCAGTCAGCCACGGTGCCGCCACGGCACGAAGCGATCATTGACGACAGCTGCTGACGCAACGAGGTCAGATCCGCGATCTTTCGATCCACCTCTGCGAGGTGCTCGGTCGCAAGAGCGTCGATTTCGCAACAGTCGCGATCCTGCTGAACAGAAATGTCCAGCAGCGCCCGGACCTCCTCGAGGCTGAACCCGAGATCTCGGGTTCGTTTGATGAACCGAAGCCTGGCAACGTCCTCCGGCGCATAGGATCGATAATTCCCGCCCGTGCGCAAGGGAGGCGAGATCAGGCCGGCACGCTCGTAGTAGCGAATAGTCTCGACCTTCACGCCTGTGGCGGTCGATAGACCGCCGATTGTCACCTGGGTCACGAGAAAGTCCTTGAGTCTGTAGTTGCTACAGGGTGCATATAGCGCTCCACATCGCGAATCACGAGGTGGAGATGGTCTGCAACAGCTGCGCATCGGCAAAGCCCGATCCGAACAATGATCCGTCTTGGCGGCGCGCTCTGTGGATCGCGCTCGGCATCAACGCCGCTATGTTCGTGGCCGAGATGGTAGTAGGCGTGGCTGGCGGCTCTAAGGCGTTGCAAGCGGATGCCCTCGATTTCCTTGGCGATAGCGCGAACTACGCGATCAGCCTCGGCGTCGCCGGCATGGCGTTCGCTTGGCGTGCCCGTGCTGCCCTGCTCAAGGGCGCTACGCTTGCTGCGCTCGGGCTCTACGTGTTCGCGATCACCGTTTGGGCAATCTGGAACGGCAAAACGCCGCAGGCCGAAGTCATGGGGATCGTCGGCATTGTGGCACTCATCGCCAACGCGGGTGTAGCTGTCATGCTGTATCGCTACCGCAGCGGCGACGCGAACATGCGATCGGTCTGGATATGCTCGCGCAATGACGCGATCGGCAACATCGCGGTCGTCCTCGCCGCAGTTGGTGTGTTCGGCACCGGCACCGCATGGCCCGACCTGATTGTGGCCGGCATTATGGCGGGCATCGGCATTTCCGGGGGTACGCAAATCATCATGCAGGCGCGCAGAGAGCTGACTTCGGAAAACGTCAGTTACACAGTGGCGGCGGAGTGATAGGGGGTAGATGATGCGTAAGCTCCTCCCTTTGCTGGCGTGCCTGATGTTGGTACTGACCGGCCTCGCTGGCATAACGCACGCCGCTGAAGCGGCGGGCGGGAGCGTGCTCGGCATCGGATTGACTATCCATGCGCCAGGTGATGGCGACGAAGTTCCTGCAGACGGCGACAATGGCCTGCCGCACCATCACAACGCCTGCCATGGGCATGATGTCGGGACGCCAGCCACTGCCTGCGGCCCCAAGACTGCTGTGCTCATGGTAATGCCAGGGATCGGTCAGTTGAACGCCCCTGCGCCCAACGCGCATGGCAATGTTCTGCCGAGGCCACCCCAAACCTGACGATTTCGCTGGTCGGCACATACCGGCCTGACGCTCATCAGTCAGGAATAGATACTCATGAAGAAATTGCTCGCGGCGATGTTCGCCGCGGCGTCCTGTGCCTCTGTGGCGCAGGCGCAACAGGAGCGCATATCTGCCGATACGTCGGCACCGATATTGACGCTGGAACAGGCCGTTGCCGTCGCTGGCGGCGCGGCACCGTCAGCGGACGCAGCCAATGCCGGCATCGAGGCGGCACAGGCGAACCGGACGGTCGCCGGCCTGCGTCCTAATCCGGTGGCTCAGGCCCAGATCGAAAACGTCGCCGGCACCGGCCCCTATAGCGGCCTCAGAAGCGCCGAAACAACGATGGGTGTCGCCTTGCCCATCGAACTTGGTGGCAAACGCAGCGCCCGAGTCGCTGTCGCCAACGCCCAGCTTTCGCGAGCCGAACTGGAGGCAGCGGTCGCTGCGGCCGATGTCCGGCTTCAAGTCACCTCGCTCTATGTCGAGGCGATCTCTGCGGAACGACGGCTCGCGATGGCGCGTGACCAACTCAAAATCGCAGATGATGCTCTGCAAGCCGCAAGAGTGCGGGTGCAGGCTGGCCGAGCATCGCCGCTCGAAGAGCAAAGGGCCGAAGTCGCCAGGATCAACGCGGCGGCCAGCCTTGAGCGTGCGGCGCGACTTGCCGAAGTCGCCCGTCTCAATCTGGCGCGGCGTCTGGGACGTTCCATAAACGGCGCGCTTGACGTTGCGCTGCTCGATCGCCTCCCGGCCGCGACCTATGGCCCAACCGTCCTACCCGCAGCATCCGGCACGCTGACCCTGGCGGCAGCGGATGCGGATCTGGCGGTTGCCGATGCCGGCATCCGCCTAGCGCGCTCCAATCGCGTTCCCGACCTCAACATCGGTCCGGCGCTGCGGCGTCTGGAGGCGACCAACGACACCGCCGCAGTGTTCACCGTGTCGATACCGATCCCGCTGTTCAACAATGGCAATGCGGCAGTCGCCCAGGCAAGCGCCGAGCGGTCACGGGTGGAGGCGCGTAGGCGAATGACGGCGCTCGATGTCGAGCAGGCCATTGCCGAAGCACAAGCCGAGGCTGCCAACGCCGAAACGACTGCACGCGCCGCCGCCGGCCCGGCGCTCGCTGCGGCGCAGGAGGCCGCCCGCATCGCCCGTATCGGCTATCGCGAAGGAAAGTTTGGCCAACTCGACCTGCTCGATGCCGAACGCACCCTCGCCGACACACGTGTCGCCGCGATCGATGCGCTCGCAAACTATCAAAATGCCCGCGCGCGGCTGGAGCGACTGACCGCCCCCGCGCCTGAAGGGGGGAACCAGTGATGAAGAATATGCAGTTGGCGGGCGCACTGTCGCTCGCGCTCGTGCTTGCTGCTTGTGGCGGGGGCACTCCGACGAATGAGGCTACATCCGAACAGCCCAAGGAAGTCGGCCACGCGGATGAAGGCGTAATCACGCTGACGGCCGATCAGATAGCGACCGCTGGCGTGCAGGTCGCTGCGCCGTTGGTTGGCGGCGCCGGAACGATCGAACTGCCGGCAACGATCGACGGTGATCCGCAGGCTACGCAGGTCGTCTCAGCGGCGATTGCCGGGCGCGTGGTCGCGCTCAACCGCAATCTTGGCGAGGGCGTTTCGCGCGGCCAGACCCTCGCGGTCATTGAGAGCCGCGAGGCTGCGCAGCTCAAGGGTGAGGTCGAGGCGTCGCGCGCTCGGCTTGCTCTGGCCAATTCCAATCTGGCGCGCGAACAGCGGCTGTTCGACCAGCGCGTCTCGCCCGAGCAGGATCTGATCGCCGCGCAAACCGTGGCAACCGAAGCACGGATCGCACTTGCCCAGGCGCAGAGCCAGGTGTCGGCGGCCGGCGGCGGCGGCGGCGGTCTGAACCGCCTCGGCATCGTCGCCCCAATCTCCGGTCAGGTGATCGCGCGACCGGTCGTACTTGGCCAGACTGTTGCGGCGGATGCCGAGCTGTTCCGGGTCGCCAATCTCTCGAAGGTCTCGCTATCACTCAGCCTCAAGCCCGAGGATGCGGGGCGTATCCGGCCGGGAGCACAGGTCACGGTCAGCGCATCCGGTCGCTCGGCGGCCGCGAAGGTCAGCTTCGTTTCTCCCGCGCTCGATCCGCAGACCAGGCTGGTGCCGGCGATCGCGTCACTCGACAATGGCGGCAACCTCTGGCGTGTCGGCGAAGCCGTGACCGCCTCGGTGCAGCTTGCCGGCGACGGCGGCCCCTCCACGGTTCGCGTGCCATCGACAGCCGTACAGACGGTCGAAGGGCGAACGGTCGT is a window from the Sphingobium sp. V4 genome containing:
- a CDS encoding CRTAC1 family protein translates to MLSLNRTLCHILPLMLLCQPATAQDAAPPAEPPFTSIQPGDFAIAGSLSNSWADFNNDGELDLVVSLKGGDIRLYRNDNGTFVNVGPQLGLPSSGPEMRGVAWGDYDGDGWIDLLGGATMPGELSLVFRNEGGKKFTNVAPELGLTIPNRSARQTSWVDYDNDGDLDVYAANRIGPNSLYRNDKGKFVQVSAGTGVSDSRPTVGACWFDYDRDGFLDLFLANQSGAADALWRNNGDGSFTDVAPKLGLDNPGRSKEEGGVGCAVGDYDNDGNLDLFVPNYGVNALYHNDGDGTFTNVAKEMGVGIDNHAVGAVWGDYDNDGYLDLYVTSYHGPRDQQQPKDSLFHNEGAKGFRQVLIETSKLNVGDHGVQWVDYDRDGALDLSVMRGYTSQGGHFLFHNDLDRVAARRSLSVTLLDAKGRFTRMGAEVRLYDKAGKILATRQLSTGDGYNSENAAPLHFGLKTMDAVKVEVSWMSAIGRKIQSLSNVKPSLYAGRSLVIKEQ
- a CDS encoding TolC family protein, producing the protein MKKLLAAMFAAASCASVAQAQQERISADTSAPILTLEQAVAVAGGAAPSADAANAGIEAAQANRTVAGLRPNPVAQAQIENVAGTGPYSGLRSAETTMGVALPIELGGKRSARVAVANAQLSRAELEAAVAAADVRLQVTSLYVEAISAERRLAMARDQLKIADDALQAARVRVQAGRASPLEEQRAEVARINAAASLERAARLAEVARLNLARRLGRSINGALDVALLDRLPAATYGPTVLPAASGTLTLAAADADLAVADAGIRLARSNRVPDLNIGPALRRLEATNDTAAVFTVSIPIPLFNNGNAAVAQASAERSRVEARRRMTALDVEQAIAEAQAEAANAETTARAAAGPALAAAQEAARIARIGYREGKFGQLDLLDAERTLADTRVAAIDALANYQNARARLERLTAPAPEGGNQ
- a CDS encoding efflux RND transporter periplasmic adaptor subunit, with product MKNMQLAGALSLALVLAACGGGTPTNEATSEQPKEVGHADEGVITLTADQIATAGVQVAAPLVGGAGTIELPATIDGDPQATQVVSAAIAGRVVALNRNLGEGVSRGQTLAVIESREAAQLKGEVEASRARLALANSNLAREQRLFDQRVSPEQDLIAAQTVATEARIALAQAQSQVSAAGGGGGGLNRLGIVAPISGQVIARPVVLGQTVAADAELFRVANLSKVSLSLSLKPEDAGRIRPGAQVTVSASGRSAAAKVSFVSPALDPQTRLVPAIASLDNGGNLWRVGEAVTASVQLAGDGGPSTVRVPSTAVQTVEGRTVVFVRTATGFKAAPVQLGDTAGETVLIRSGLSGRERIATVGSFTLKAELGKSEAAHED
- a CDS encoding helix-turn-helix domain-containing protein, coding for MTQVTIGGLSTATGVKVETIRYYERAGLISPPLRTGGNYRSYAPEDVARLRFIKRTRDLGFSLEEVRALLDISVQQDRDCCEIDALATEHLAEVDRKIADLTSLRQQLSSMIASCRGGTVADCQILEAFQHE
- a CDS encoding cation transporter → MVCNSCASAKPDPNNDPSWRRALWIALGINAAMFVAEMVVGVAGGSKALQADALDFLGDSANYAISLGVAGMAFAWRARAALLKGATLAALGLYVFAITVWAIWNGKTPQAEVMGIVGIVALIANAGVAVMLYRYRSGDANMRSVWICSRNDAIGNIAVVLAAVGVFGTGTAWPDLIVAGIMAGIGISGGTQIIMQARRELTSENVSYTVAAE